A genomic region of Anopheles coustani chromosome 3, idAnoCousDA_361_x.2, whole genome shotgun sequence contains the following coding sequences:
- the LOC131258675 gene encoding acyl-CoA:lysophosphatidylglycerol acyltransferase 1-like produces the protein MPCCSLRKIIKYPRSVLRTILVVANNIYCVPTYLVWMFLLLPLRKIHETYYYRIEGILFHWLLANVSMWSWTAGYEVVEMGDDITTAFDKRTLVLANHQSTSDVPLLMAAFNAKKGILPNIMWIMDRLFKYTNFGAVSLVHQDFFIASGKNNRDKSLEQLKSHILKCYIPRRRKWMVLFPEGGFLRKRKEISQRFAEKNNLPVLNNVTLPRVGAMKAIIDMLGAPSDLNNSSATTNPSSGSLLGSGVRQEAAKQSDGNSTIINSEAIIKDDDDCDNCKDASYALLNGQSGGCLEYILDITIAYPQGVPLDLPNIVHGMREPCQTFLFYKLYHSSEVPRESESLTQWLYNRFYEKEKLLEEFYRTGTWPNSCCIPPTVVHQDLLRFLLIHLFFVTSTYVHLQLILTLINYTNIMYVYFLS, from the exons ATGCCGTGCTGTAGTTTAAG AAAAATCATCAAGTACCCTCGGTCGGTGTTGAGGACGATTCTGGTGGTCGCGAACAACATCTATTGCGTGCCGACGTACCTTGTGTGGATGTTTCTACTGCTACCCTTGAGAAAGATTCACGAAACGTACTATTACCGGATCGAGGGTATACTGTTTCATTGGCTACTTGCAAATGTATCCATGTGGTCTTGGACAGCTGGATATGAAG TAGTCGAAATGGGAGACGATATAACGACGGCCTTCGACAAACGTACTCTGGTCCTAGCGAATCACCAGAGCACCTCGGATGTGCCGCTGCTGATGGCGGCGTTCAACGCCAAGAAGGGTATACTGCCGAACATCATGTGGATCATGGACCGGCTGTTCAAGTACACAAACTTTGGTGCCGTCAGTCTGGTGCATCAGGACTTTTTCATTGCATCG GGAAAGAATAATCGCGACAAGTCGTTGGAGCAACTGAAATCACACATTTTGAAATGTTATATTCCGCGGAGGCGAAAGTGGATGGTGCTGTTTCCGGAGGGAGGTTTCTTGCGAAAGCGGAAGGAAATAAGCCAAAG ATTTgcggagaaaaataatttaccaGTATTAAACAATGTCACCTTGCCCCGTGTGGGTGCGATGAAGGCGATCATTGACATGCTCGGTGCGCCGAGCGATCTCAACAACAGCTCGGCCACCACTAATCCCTCCTCGGGATCACTTCTAGGCAGTGGTGTAAGACAGGAAGCGGCCAAACAATCGGACGGCAACAGCACTATCATCAATAGCGAAGCAATAATTAAAGATGACGATGACTGTG ATAACTGTAAGGACGCTTCGTATGCATTGCTTAATGGGCAATCGGGAGGATGTCTGGAGTACATACTGGACATTACTATTGCGTATCCTCAAGGTGTTCCACTAGATTTACCGAACATCGTGCACGGAATGCGAGAGCCCTGCCAGACATTTTTATTCTACAAACTTTACCATAGTTCGGAG GTTCCACGGGAAAGTGAATCTCTCACGCAGTGGTTGTACAATCGGTTTTACGAGAAGGAGAAACTGCTTGAAGAATTCTACCGCACCGGAACATGGCCAAACAGCTGTTGTATTCCGCCGACGGTGGTGCACCAGgatttgcttcgttttctgCTAATTCATCTGTTTTTCGTCACTTCGACCTACGTGCACTTGCAGTTGATTTTAACGTTAATCAACTACACCAACATAATGTACGTTTACTTTCTGAGCTAA
- the LOC131272713 gene encoding 26S proteasome non-ATPase regulatory subunit 2 encodes MSTTEKVEEPVVKAKGKDKDEEKTELSDEDKQLQDELNMLVERLQEADADLYRPSLDAMANLIRASTTSMTSVPKPLKFMRPHYETMKEIHKKMTAKLKDVTTLKLCAEIISVLAMTMGTGKECLVYRLLSDNSTENIGEWGHEYVRHLSGEIASNWPESTDNLFKNRLIELIHQIIPYNMAHNAEAEACDLLMEIERLDLLENYVDESAYPRVCLYLQSCVPYVAEPENISLLKCALNLSRKFNQHTQAMRLAMMINDTELIKEIFMACTDTAVQKQLAFMLGRQQIFLELPEGNNDNDDLVEIMSNSHLNHHFLNLARELDIMEPKTPEDVYKSHLDNSRAPFGSQIDSARQNLAASFVNGFVNAGFGQDKLLMEDGNKWLYKNKEHGMLSATASLGLILLWDVDGGLTPIDKYLYSNEDYIKSGALLACGIVNCGVRNEVDPALALLSDYVLHQNATMRIGAILGLGLAYAGSNRSVVLELIGSVFSSERRTGSTMEVMGIAALALGMIAVGSCNSEVTEVLLQIIMDRSEADLKDTYSRFLPLGLGLVYLGRQEAVETVTAALEIAPEPFRSMATTMVEICAYAGTGNVLKIQQLLHLCSEHYEPAAGEEPASKKSDAKEATAGKEKEDKEKDLSGCQAVAVLGIALIAMGEEIGAEMAFRSFGNLLRYCEPCIRRAVPLALGLISVSNPKLNILDTLSKFSHDSDAEVAHNAIFAMGLVGAGTNNARLASMLRQLAQYHAKDPNNLFMVRIAQGLTHLGKGTFTISPYHSDRQLMSPVAVAGLMAALVSFLDVKNIILGKSHYLLYTLTTAMQPRMLITFTEDLNSCPVPVRVGMAVDVVGQAGKPKTITGFQTHTTPVLLAMGERAELATEEYISLTPIMEGFCILRKNPNYVP; translated from the exons ATGTCTACCACTGAGAAAGTCGAAGAGCCCGTCGTGAAAGCAAAGGGCAAGGACAAGGATGAGGAAAAGACGGAGTTG TCCGATGAGGATAAGCAGCTACAGGATGAGCTGAACATGCTGGTGGAACGGCTCCAGGAAGCGGACGCGGATCTATACCGACCTTCACTGGACGCCATGGCGAACCTGATCCGGGCGTCGACCACATCTATGACGTCCGTGCCAAAGCCGCTAAAGTTTATGCGTCCTCACTATGAAACGATGAAGGAAATCCACAAGAAAATGACTGCCAAGTTGAAGGACGTGACGACGTTGAAGCTGTGCGCCGAAATCATCTCCGTTCTCGCGATGACCATGGGCACCGGTAAGGAGTGTCTTGTCTACCGGCTGCTGAGCGACAACAGCACTGAAAACATCGGCGAATGGGGTCACGAGTATGTGCGCCATCTGTCCGGTGAAATCGCCTCGAACTGGCCGGAATCGACGGATAATCTCTTCAAGAATCGCCTGATCGAGCTGATCCACCAGATCATCCCGTACAACATGGCGCACAATGCGGAGGCCGAAGCGTGCGATCTGCTCATGGAAATCGAGCGTCTCGACCTGCTGGAAAACTATGTCGATGAAAGCGCTTATCCGCGCGTGTGTCTCTACCTGCAGAGCTGTGTGCCGTACGTTGCCGAGCCGGAAAACATCAGCTTGCTCAAGTGCGCACTCAACCTGTCGCGAAAGTTTAACCAGCACACCCAAGCGATGCGTCTCGCGATGATGATCAACGACACCGAGCTAATCAAGGAGATCTTTATGGCTTGCACGGACACTGCCGTGCAGAAGCAGCTGGCGTTCATGTTGGGTCGGCAGCAGATATTCTTGGAGCTACCGGAGGgaaacaacgacaacgacgatcTGGTAGAGATCATGTCGAATTCTCATCTCAACCATCACTTCCTCAATCTGGCCCGTGAGCTGGACATTATGGAGCCGAAAACGCCCGAAGACGTGTACAAGTCGCATTTGGACAACTCGCGTGCTCCCTTTGGCTCGCAGATCGATTCCGCCCGGCAAAATCTGGCGGCCAGCTTCGTGAATGGATTCGTGAACGCTGGTTTTGGCCAAGACAAGCTGCTGATGGAGGATGGCAATAAGTGGCTGTACAAGAACAAGGAGCATGGTATGCTAAGTGCCACGGCGTCCCTTGGATTGATCCTGCTCTGGGACGTGGATGGTGGTCTTACCCCGATCGACAAGTATTTGTACTCAAACGAGGATTACATCAAATCGGGTGCTTTGCTCGCTTGCGGCATCGTCAATTGTGGCGTGCGAAATGAGGTCGATCCTGCGTTGGCTTTGCTTTCTGACTACGTGCTGCATCAGAACGCCACCATGCGTATTGGAGCCATCCTCGGACTTGGTTTGGCATACGCCGGCTCGAACCGTTCGGTCGTGCTGGAGCTGATCGGATCTGTGTTTAGCTCGGAAAGACGCACCGGCTCCACGATGGAGGTCATGGGAATCGCTGCCCTTGCCCTCGGCATGATTGCGGTCGGATCGTGCAACAGTGAGGTCACCGAGGTGTTGCTGCAAATTATCATGGACCGTAGTGAAGCCGACCTTAAGGACACTTACTCCCGTTTCCTTCCGCTTGGGCTTGGTCTGGTGTACCTGGGACGTCAGGAGGCGGTTGAGACGGTGACGGCTGCCCTCGAGATTGCTCCCGAGCCGTTCCGCTCGATGGCCACGACGATGGTAGAAATTTGCGCATACGCTGGCACCGGAAACGTGCTCAAGATTCAACAGCTCCTGCATCTCTGCTCGGAGCACTACGAACCGGCGGCCGGCGAGGAACCGGCATCGAAGAAATCCGACGCAAAGGAAGCGACAGCGGGCAAAGAGAAGGAAGATAAGGAGAAAGATCTCTCCGGTTGTCAGGCCGTCGCTGTCCTTGGCATTGCGCTGATCGCCATGGGCGAGGAGATTGGTGCTGAAATGGCTTTCCGGTCGTTCGGAAACTTGTTGCGTTACTGCGAACCTTGCATTCGCCGTGCCGTTCCGCTGGCGCTGGGTTTGATTTCAGTGTCCAACCCGAAACTCAACATCCTCGACACACTGAGCAAATTTTCGCACGACAGCGATGCCGAGGTGGCGCACAATGCCATCTTCGCCATGGGTCTCGTCGGCGCCGGTACAAATAACGCCCGCTTGGCATCGATGTTGCGCCAGCTGGCCCAGTACCACGCAAAGGATCCGAACAACCTGTTCATGGTACGCATTGCCCAAGGTTTAACTCATCTGGGTAAGGGTACATTCACTATCAGCCCGTACCATAGCGACCGTCAACTGATGAGCCCGGTGGCCGTGGCTGGGCTTATGGCGGCACTGGTTTCTTTCCTGGATGTTAAGAATA TAATCCTTGGAAAGTCCCATTATCTGCTCTACACGTTGACAACAGCCATGCAACCTCGCATGCTGATCACGTTTACCGAAGATTTAAACTCGTGTCCTGTCCCTGTACGCGTTGGAATG GCCGTAGATGTTGTAGGACAGGCCGGTAAACCGAAAACCATCACCGGTTTCCAGACTCATACCACTCCGGTTTTGCTCGCGATGGGAGAACGAGCCGAACTGGCGACTGAGGAATATATTTCCCTTACGCCAATTATGGAAGGGTTCTGTATTTTGCGGAAAAATCCCAACTACGTCCCGTAA
- the LOC131259454 gene encoding DNA-binding protein SMUBP-2, producing the protein MSANNKKGKTTPAGSKNAGTSELVLNTDPKVVTKAAELLQPIETDVVEKNLNTVLNAVKTVDQTCDFKGCKQKTNLVGSDCSFCKERFCFRHGLPEIHGCGDAVKRKEREEFLHPMTGKARAEQYEKQKAQVRLTQKLKQMGLERKQKPSTGGSTGTSRGGGTAASARGKRRNNP; encoded by the coding sequence ATGAGTGCAAATAATAAGAAAGGTAAAACTACTCCAGCTGGGTCGAAAAACGCGGGCACATCAGAACTTGTGCTCAACACGGATCCCAAAGTGGTCACGAAAGCTGCCGAACTGTTGCAACCAATCGAGACGGATGTCGTCGAAAAGAACCTTAACACCGTGCTGAACGCTGTGAAAACCGTAGATCAGACGTGCGATTTTAAAGGCTGCAAACAGAAAACCAACCTCGTCGGATCGGATTGTTCGTTCTGCAAGGAGCGCTTCTGCTTCCGGCACGGGCTGCCGGAAATACACGGCTGTGGCGATGCGGTCAAACGCAAAGAGCGTGAGGAGTTCCTTCATCCGATGACTGGCAAAGCTCGTGCTGAGCAGTATGAAAAGCAGAAAGCGCAAGTACGTTTGACGCAGAAGCTTAAACAGATGGGGCTGGAgcggaaacaaaaaccttcgACGGGCGGAAGTACCGGCACTAGCCGCGGTGGAGGTACAGCAGCATCCGCGCGAGGGAAAAGGCGAAACAATCCGTAG
- the LOC131258416 gene encoding Golgi resident protein GCP60 isoform X1, which produces MIATDNLELSLNDLSIDDGLANANSNKIMKWNLPLKELYKFACGFYKEKSGKAIHLSYEDNLKLVAFTQQAAHGPLDLMKAPPLGMFDVIGKDRRIAWQQLGTITKLQAMEGFIDLLDRLCPLFKPYVEAIKKDKEEKARLAEQDQIQRTEAQAAEKERLEEQRRIEDEKNREELQRRQLQDALNQQTYHQFKEYAEIQFPGNPEQQAVLIRQLQNEHYHQYMQQLQAQVATNYARLKGDADPEEGENPSTVGATGAGANELGELTNSTTKENSQFEFKEQCDSDNDSGDYAVISPANMWTKADIKLFKQEVMAGKGDGVIRVNHGDTVTVKVPTHEGGSCLFWEFATDSYDIGFGVYFEWGKPPTTEVSVHISESDEDDDTIEEDEEVICAEDLECGPVQSSQTSSTGSALGSRNPISIIIPIYRRECHQEVYAGSHSYPGEGTYLLKFDNSYSLWRPKTLYYKVFYTR; this is translated from the exons ATGATAGCTACGGATAATCTAGAACTCTCGCTGAACGATCTTTCCATCGACGATGGGCTGGCCAACGCCAACAGTAATAAAATCATGAAATGGAACCTTCCACTCAAAGAGTTGTACAAGTTTGCGTGCGGTTTTTACAAAG AAAAATCGGGCAAGGCAATCCATCTTAGCTATGAGGATAATCTGAAG TTGGTTGCATTCACGCAGCAAGCGGCGCACGGTCCGCTGGATTTGATGAAGGCACCACCCCTGGGGATGTTCGACGTAATCGGAAAGGATCGAAGAATAGCATGGCAACAGTTGGGCACGATCACAAAGCTTCAGGCGATGGAAGGCTTCATCGACCTGCTGGACCGCTTGTGTCCACTGTTCAAGCCGTACGTCGAGGCGATCAAGAAGGACAAGGAGGAAAAGGCACGCCTGGCGGAACAGGATCAAATTCAGCGCACCGAAGCCCAGGCAGCCGAAAAGGAACGCTTGGAAGAGCAGCGGCGAATCGAGGACGAAAAGAATCGCGAGGAGTTGCAGCGCCGTCAGTTGCAGGATGCACTGAATCAGCAGACGTACCACCAGTTCAAGGAGTACgcggaaattcaatttccggGCAATCCAGAGCAGCAGGCCGTGCTGATCCGTCAGCTACAGAACGAGCACTACCATCAGTATATGCAACAGCTGCAAGCGCAGGTAGCGACAAACTATGCCCGACTGAAAGGCGATGCCGATCCGGAGGAGGGAGAGAATCCATCGACTGTCGGTGCAACCGGTGCCGGCGCTAACGAGCTGGGAGAATTAACAAATTCTACCACGAAAGAAAATAGTCAATTTGAGTTTAAGGAACAATGCGACAGTGACAACGACTCTGGAG ATTACGCTGTGATTAGTCCCGCAAATATGTGGACTAAGGCGGACATAAAACTCTTCAAACAAGAAGTTATGGCTGGAAAAGGTGACGGAGTAATTCGTGTCAATCATGGTGATACAGTAACG GTCAAAGTTCCAACTCACGAAGGtggttcttgtttgttttgggagTTCGCAACGGACAGTTATGATATCGGATTTGGAGTATACTTTGAGTGGGGCAAACCTCCTACAACCGAAGTATCGGTGCACATCAGCGAAAgtgacgaggacgacgataCGATAGAGGAAGACGAAG AAGTAATTTGTGCCGAAGACCTAGAGTGTGGCCCAGTGCAAAGCAGCCAAACGAGTTCCACCGGGAGCGCGCTCGGATCGCGCAATCCCATCTCGATCATCATACCGATCTATCGGCGTGAATGCCACCAGGAGGTGTACGCCGGTTCGCACTCCTATCCAGGCGAAGGGACGTACTTGCTCAAGTTCGACAACTCCTACAGCCTGTGGCGTCCGAAGACGCTTTACTATAAGGTTTTCTACACGCGATAA
- the LOC131258416 gene encoding Golgi resident protein GCP60 isoform X2 has translation MIATDNLELSLNDLSIDDGLANANSNKIMKWNLPLKELYKFACGFYKEKSGKAIHLSYEDNLKLVAFTQQAAHGPLDLMKAPPLGMFDVIGKDRRIAWQQLGTITKLQAMEGFIDLLDRLCPLFKPYVEAIKKDKEEKARLAEQDQIQRTEAQAAEKERLEEQRRIEDEKNREELQRRQLQDALNQQTYHQFKEYAEIQFPGNPEQQAVLIRQLQNEHYHQYMQQLQAQVATNYARLKGDADPEEGENPSTVGATGAGANELGELTNSTTKENSQFEFKEQCDSDNDSGDYAVISPANMWTKADIKLFKQEVMAGKGDGVIRVNHGDTVTVKVPTHEGGSCLFWEFATDSYDIGFGVYFEWGKPPTTEVSVHISESDEDDDTIEEDEVICAEDLECGPVQSSQTSSTGSALGSRNPISIIIPIYRRECHQEVYAGSHSYPGEGTYLLKFDNSYSLWRPKTLYYKVFYTR, from the exons ATGATAGCTACGGATAATCTAGAACTCTCGCTGAACGATCTTTCCATCGACGATGGGCTGGCCAACGCCAACAGTAATAAAATCATGAAATGGAACCTTCCACTCAAAGAGTTGTACAAGTTTGCGTGCGGTTTTTACAAAG AAAAATCGGGCAAGGCAATCCATCTTAGCTATGAGGATAATCTGAAG TTGGTTGCATTCACGCAGCAAGCGGCGCACGGTCCGCTGGATTTGATGAAGGCACCACCCCTGGGGATGTTCGACGTAATCGGAAAGGATCGAAGAATAGCATGGCAACAGTTGGGCACGATCACAAAGCTTCAGGCGATGGAAGGCTTCATCGACCTGCTGGACCGCTTGTGTCCACTGTTCAAGCCGTACGTCGAGGCGATCAAGAAGGACAAGGAGGAAAAGGCACGCCTGGCGGAACAGGATCAAATTCAGCGCACCGAAGCCCAGGCAGCCGAAAAGGAACGCTTGGAAGAGCAGCGGCGAATCGAGGACGAAAAGAATCGCGAGGAGTTGCAGCGCCGTCAGTTGCAGGATGCACTGAATCAGCAGACGTACCACCAGTTCAAGGAGTACgcggaaattcaatttccggGCAATCCAGAGCAGCAGGCCGTGCTGATCCGTCAGCTACAGAACGAGCACTACCATCAGTATATGCAACAGCTGCAAGCGCAGGTAGCGACAAACTATGCCCGACTGAAAGGCGATGCCGATCCGGAGGAGGGAGAGAATCCATCGACTGTCGGTGCAACCGGTGCCGGCGCTAACGAGCTGGGAGAATTAACAAATTCTACCACGAAAGAAAATAGTCAATTTGAGTTTAAGGAACAATGCGACAGTGACAACGACTCTGGAG ATTACGCTGTGATTAGTCCCGCAAATATGTGGACTAAGGCGGACATAAAACTCTTCAAACAAGAAGTTATGGCTGGAAAAGGTGACGGAGTAATTCGTGTCAATCATGGTGATACAGTAACG GTCAAAGTTCCAACTCACGAAGGtggttcttgtttgttttgggagTTCGCAACGGACAGTTATGATATCGGATTTGGAGTATACTTTGAGTGGGGCAAACCTCCTACAACCGAAGTATCGGTGCACATCAGCGAAAgtgacgaggacgacgataCGATAGAGGAAGACGAAG TAATTTGTGCCGAAGACCTAGAGTGTGGCCCAGTGCAAAGCAGCCAAACGAGTTCCACCGGGAGCGCGCTCGGATCGCGCAATCCCATCTCGATCATCATACCGATCTATCGGCGTGAATGCCACCAGGAGGTGTACGCCGGTTCGCACTCCTATCCAGGCGAAGGGACGTACTTGCTCAAGTTCGACAACTCCTACAGCCTGTGGCGTCCGAAGACGCTTTACTATAAGGTTTTCTACACGCGATAA
- the LOC131259267 gene encoding upstream stimulatory factor 1-like, with product MNKLDYDVDCLEISDDLISMAEDNTLGDFSHIDDDLQFTAKNDGLLALRLIQVADSLDSPNFITGSPATSPYPTLTNSSNDPSQCSFLVFKKNNDNVKQSRSANNVRGSQRTSECNGDTNLNRKQQRDDRRRANHNEIERRRRDKINNWIHELNKIIPAEHMNSPSSETQNKQNNGGQGENLSKGGILAKACEYITRLKDTSDKLTECLAEKDQILLENLQLKESINQLLAENKRLQSQLQFTLETNVKLES from the exons ATGAATAAGCTCGACTACGATGTAGATTGCCTAGAAATAAG TGACGACCTGATAAGCATGGCAGAGGACAATACTCTTG GTGATTTTTCACATATCGACGATGACCTACAGTTTACAGCTAAGAACGATG GATTGCTCGCACTAAGATTAATACAAGTGGCAGACAGTTTAGATTCACCTAATTTTATCACAGGATCTCCAGCTACTAGTCCATACCCAACGCTAACAAACTCCAGCAACGATCCAAGTCAAT GCTCCTTTCTAgtgtttaagaaaaacaacgacAATGTGAAGCAGTCCCGATCCGCCAACAATGTGCGAGGGTCCCAGCGGACATCGGAATGCAACGGAGACACGAACCTAAATCGAAAG cagcaacgtGACGACCGACGAAGGGCGAACCACAATGAAATCGAAAGACGGCGGAgggacaaaataaacaactggATCCACGAGCTGAACAAGATCATCCCCGCCGAGCACATGAACAGCCCGTCGTCGGAGACGCAGAACAAGCAGAACAACGGCGGCCAGGGCGAGAACCTGTCGAAAGGTGGCATCCTGGCGAAAGCGTGCGAGTACATCACGCGGCTGAAAGACACCAGCGACAAGCTGACCGAGTGCCTTGCCGAAAAGGATCAGATACTGCTGGAGAACCTGCAGCTGAAGGAGAGCATCAACCAGCTGCTGGCGGAGAACAAGCGCCTCCAGTCGCAGCTACAGTTTACGCTCGAGACGAACGTGAAGCTGGAGTCGTAG